The following are from one region of the Longimicrobiaceae bacterium genome:
- the dnaB gene encoding replicative DNA helicase, whose protein sequence is MQSISSIAPAPPAPERRPPFSIEAEMSVLGGMLIDPNAIVRAIEILDETMFYREAHRRLYRAMVRLWETGGAIEPVSLAEHLRATGDYDMVGGAAYLAQLWDYVPTAANLEYHAKIVREKAVLRRLIDTATSIIQDTYANQGDVDKLLDEAEQRIFEIAQVHERRGFVWIKELLWPAMEQIEILSQSGSAITGVPTGFPDLDHLTAGFQRGDLIIVAARPSMGKTALTLNIAQHAAIGAQKAVAFFSLEMSKEALVQRMLTSEARVDASRVRTGRLRDDDYPRLAQAAGLLNTAPVYIDDTAGISILEMRAKARRLKADRPDLALIIVDYLQLMTTGTRMENRQQEVSEISRGLKALAKELDVPVVALSQLSRAVESRPDKRPMMSDLRESGAIEQDADLIMFLFRPEYYFGPVDKDGNSLEGRAELIIGKQRNGATGVVPLVFHKEYTRFESFSYRTDEP, encoded by the coding sequence ATGCAGTCCATTTCTTCGATTGCACCGGCCCCTCCCGCGCCCGAACGGCGGCCACCCTTCTCCATCGAGGCGGAGATGTCGGTGTTGGGCGGGATGCTCATCGACCCGAACGCCATCGTCCGCGCCATCGAGATCCTGGACGAGACGATGTTCTACCGGGAGGCGCACCGCCGGCTGTATCGGGCCATGGTGCGCCTCTGGGAGACCGGTGGCGCGATAGAGCCGGTAAGCCTGGCCGAGCACCTCCGCGCAACGGGGGACTACGACATGGTGGGGGGTGCCGCCTACCTGGCGCAGCTCTGGGACTACGTCCCCACCGCGGCGAACCTGGAGTACCACGCCAAGATCGTCCGGGAAAAGGCGGTACTGCGGCGGCTCATCGACACCGCGACGTCGATCATCCAGGACACCTACGCCAACCAGGGAGACGTCGATAAGCTGCTGGACGAGGCGGAGCAGCGCATCTTCGAGATCGCGCAGGTCCACGAGCGGCGCGGTTTCGTGTGGATCAAGGAGCTGCTCTGGCCGGCAATGGAGCAGATCGAGATCCTGTCGCAGTCGGGCTCGGCGATCACCGGCGTTCCCACCGGATTCCCCGATCTCGACCACCTGACGGCGGGATTCCAGCGCGGCGACCTGATCATCGTTGCGGCGCGACCGTCGATGGGAAAGACCGCCCTCACCCTCAACATCGCCCAGCACGCCGCCATCGGAGCGCAGAAGGCGGTCGCCTTTTTCTCGCTGGAGATGAGCAAGGAAGCGCTGGTGCAGCGGATGCTCACCTCCGAGGCGCGGGTCGACGCCAGCCGGGTGCGCACCGGAAGACTGCGCGACGACGACTACCCCCGCCTGGCCCAGGCGGCCGGCTTGCTGAATACGGCGCCCGTCTACATCGACGACACCGCGGGCATCTCGATTCTGGAGATGCGCGCCAAGGCGCGGCGGCTGAAGGCCGATCGCCCGGACCTGGCGCTGATCATCGTCGACTACCTCCAGCTCATGACCACCGGGACCCGCATGGAGAACCGGCAGCAGGAGGTGTCCGAGATCTCACGGGGGCTGAAGGCGCTGGCGAAGGAGCTGGACGTGCCGGTGGTGGCGCTGTCGCAGCTCAGCCGTGCCGTCGAGTCGCGCCCGGACAAGCGCCCGATGATGTCCGACCTGCGCGAGTCGGGAGCGATCGAGCAGGACGCGGACCTGATCATGTTTCTCTTCCGCCCCGAGTACTACTTCGGCCCCGTGGACAAGGACGGGAACAGCCTCGAGGGTCGCGCGGAGCTGATCATCGGCAAGCAGCGGAACGGGGCGACAGGTGTGGTTCCCCTCGTCTTCCATAAGGAATACACGCGCTTCGAGAGCTTCTCCTACCGGACTGACGAGCCCTGA
- the gmk gene encoding guanylate kinase — MTSREESLVGGVFPVIFAAPSGAGKTSIARALRDRRPDVEFSISATTRAPRPGERNGVDYFFHSEEEFRAMIDRGELLEWAVVHDHLYGTPRRNLERAAEHGRHLLLDIDVQGSRLVRRQVPEAVAIFVLPPSGRELARRLIGRDSESREVQRRRLQAARNELAAASEFDYVIVNDDLDAAVESVLEILAAERRRVGRLDGLADFVEWLASDVDEFLARE, encoded by the coding sequence GTGACGAGCAGGGAGGAGTCGCTGGTCGGCGGGGTCTTTCCCGTGATCTTCGCGGCTCCGTCCGGGGCGGGGAAGACGAGCATCGCGCGCGCTCTGCGAGATCGGCGCCCCGATGTAGAGTTCTCCATTTCCGCCACCACCCGGGCCCCGCGGCCGGGGGAGCGTAACGGAGTGGATTATTTCTTCCACTCTGAAGAAGAGTTCCGCGCCATGATCGATCGAGGGGAGCTTCTGGAGTGGGCGGTCGTGCACGACCACCTGTACGGAACTCCCCGGCGGAACCTCGAGCGCGCGGCCGAGCACGGACGTCATCTCCTGCTCGACATCGATGTGCAGGGCTCCCGGCTGGTCCGCCGCCAGGTGCCAGAGGCCGTCGCCATATTTGTTCTGCCCCCTTCGGGGCGGGAGCTGGCGCGGCGGCTGATCGGCCGCGACAGTGAGAGCCGTGAGGTGCAGCGGCGTCGCCTGCAGGCCGCCCGCAACGAGCTCGCCGCGGCGAGCGAGTTCGATTACGTGATCGTCAACGACGATCTGGACGCCGCGGTCGAGTCAGTGCTCGAGATTCTGGCCGCGGAACGGCGTCGCGTCGGCCGGCTCGACGGTCTGGCCGATTTCGTGGAGTGGCTCGCTTCGGACGTGGATGAATTTCTTGCGCGCGAGTGA
- the coaBC gene encoding bifunctional phosphopantothenoylcysteine decarboxylase/phosphopantothenate--cysteine ligase CoaBC: protein MPARPRAARRPFVGRRVVLGVTGGIAAYKSIQLARDLTIAGAEVDVVITRGGLEFVQPLPFEALTGRPVRTLSHAPGEAVTHIRLAREASLVVVAPATANFLARAAAGMADDLLTSILLATEAPVLLVPAMNDRMYAHAQMQRNLQRLGELGYTLIEPALGPLAWGEGEGRGRMPEPEEIFEHCARALEPPNPLSGRRVLVTAGPTREPLDPVRFLGNRSSGRMGYALARAAWRRGAEVTLISGPTALEPPTGVRLVRVESATEMRDAVAEELPSADALIMAAAVADFRPARAVPQKIKKGEAPPEIPLEANDDILLVTRNRRRLGSVVVGFALETESAVENGREKLQKKGLDLLVVNDATEPGAGFEVDTNRVVILDRDGNEADLPLLSKDEVADEILDRVAAYLERATP, encoded by the coding sequence ATGCCGGCCCGCCCACGTGCCGCGCGGCGCCCGTTCGTGGGGCGCCGCGTCGTGCTTGGTGTCACCGGGGGGATCGCCGCGTACAAGTCGATCCAGCTCGCGCGCGATCTCACGATTGCCGGCGCGGAGGTGGACGTGGTGATCACCCGGGGTGGGCTGGAGTTCGTACAGCCGCTCCCCTTCGAGGCGCTGACCGGGAGGCCGGTGCGTACCCTTTCCCACGCGCCCGGCGAGGCGGTTACCCACATCCGGCTCGCACGTGAGGCCTCCCTGGTGGTGGTGGCGCCTGCCACCGCCAACTTCCTCGCGCGCGCCGCGGCCGGCATGGCCGACGACCTGCTCACCTCCATCCTGCTTGCCACCGAAGCCCCCGTGCTGCTCGTTCCGGCCATGAACGACCGGATGTACGCGCATGCGCAGATGCAGCGAAACCTGCAGCGCCTGGGGGAGCTCGGTTACACGCTGATCGAGCCCGCTCTGGGGCCGCTCGCCTGGGGAGAAGGGGAGGGTCGCGGTCGCATGCCCGAGCCGGAAGAGATCTTCGAGCACTGCGCACGCGCCCTCGAGCCGCCCAATCCGCTGAGCGGGCGGCGCGTGCTGGTCACCGCCGGACCCACGCGCGAGCCGCTCGATCCGGTGCGCTTTCTCGGGAATCGCTCGTCCGGTCGGATGGGGTATGCGCTGGCGCGGGCGGCGTGGCGACGTGGGGCGGAGGTCACCCTGATCTCCGGACCCACCGCGCTGGAACCTCCGACCGGCGTGCGCCTGGTTCGCGTGGAATCGGCAACGGAGATGCGCGACGCGGTGGCCGAAGAGCTCCCCTCCGCCGACGCACTGATCATGGCGGCGGCGGTGGCCGATTTTCGGCCCGCCCGCGCGGTGCCGCAGAAGATCAAGAAAGGGGAGGCCCCTCCGGAGATCCCGCTGGAGGCGAACGACGACATCCTGCTCGTCACCCGCAACAGGCGGCGGCTGGGGAGCGTCGTGGTGGGCTTCGCCCTGGAGACCGAATCGGCTGTCGAGAACGGCCGGGAGAAGCTGCAGAAGAAAGGGCTCGACCTGCTGGTCGTGAACGACGCCACCGAGCCGGGCGCAGGATTCGAGGTGGACACCAACCGGGTGGTTATTCTGGACCGGGACGGGAATGAGGCGGATCTTCCGCTCCTGAGCAAGGACGAGGTCGCGGACGAGATCCTCGACCGGGTGGCGGCGTATCTGGAGAGGGCGACCCCGTGA
- the radA gene encoding DNA repair protein RadA: protein MAKTRTRFFCTECGNDTLRWQGQCPACGEWNTLVEEALPRAERGRGRGARRGGGSRPAPVRLREVEGIDQQRWSSGLAEFDFVLGGGIVPGSVVLVGGEPGIGKSTLLLQVAARLEAAGLPTLYVSGEESALQVRLRANRLGDGAGEVRILAETELEAILARAAELSPRCLLVDSIQTVYTPDLEGAPGNVGQVRECAARLQRFAKETGTTVFLVGHVTKGGGIAGPRTLEHIADTVLYFEGAGSLDHRILRATKNRFGSVDEIGVFRMAPEGLIPVSNPSELFLSDRARGGSGSAVVAAMEGSRPLLVEVQALATRAPYGAPQRVSTGFDHKRLALLLAVLEKRAGIGFGQLDVFLNVVGGMRIVETAGDAAVAAALASSVLDRAVPPEAVVIGELGLGGELRPVGQVERRLAEAARMGFTSAYVAARGRPRGAPEGLRIMETADVRELIDHLFP, encoded by the coding sequence ATGGCGAAGACGCGCACCCGCTTCTTCTGCACCGAATGCGGGAACGACACCCTGCGGTGGCAGGGACAGTGTCCGGCCTGCGGGGAGTGGAACACGCTGGTGGAGGAGGCGCTCCCCCGCGCCGAGCGGGGGCGCGGTCGCGGCGCCCGGCGCGGGGGAGGATCCCGGCCGGCACCCGTCCGCCTGCGGGAGGTGGAAGGCATCGACCAGCAGCGCTGGAGCTCCGGGCTGGCGGAGTTCGACTTCGTGCTCGGCGGCGGGATCGTGCCCGGCTCGGTGGTACTCGTCGGCGGCGAGCCGGGGATCGGGAAATCCACCCTGCTGCTGCAGGTGGCGGCGCGGCTGGAGGCCGCGGGGCTCCCGACGCTGTACGTGTCGGGGGAAGAGAGCGCCCTCCAGGTGCGGCTGCGAGCGAATCGGCTGGGGGACGGGGCGGGGGAGGTCCGCATCCTTGCCGAGACCGAGCTCGAAGCCATTCTGGCTCGCGCGGCCGAGCTGAGTCCCCGATGTTTGCTGGTGGACTCCATCCAGACGGTCTATACTCCCGACCTCGAAGGGGCACCCGGCAACGTGGGGCAGGTACGTGAGTGTGCCGCCCGGTTGCAGCGCTTTGCCAAAGAGACGGGGACAACCGTCTTCCTCGTTGGCCACGTGACCAAGGGCGGAGGAATCGCCGGGCCTCGCACCCTCGAGCACATCGCGGACACCGTGCTGTATTTCGAGGGAGCGGGCTCGCTGGATCACCGCATCCTGCGCGCGACCAAGAACCGTTTCGGGAGCGTCGACGAGATCGGCGTTTTTCGCATGGCGCCCGAGGGGTTGATTCCGGTGTCGAACCCTTCGGAGCTGTTCCTCTCCGATCGCGCGCGGGGCGGGTCGGGGTCGGCGGTGGTGGCCGCCATGGAGGGCTCGCGGCCCCTGCTGGTGGAGGTGCAGGCGCTGGCGACCCGCGCCCCCTACGGTGCCCCGCAGCGGGTGAGCACCGGCTTCGACCACAAGCGGCTCGCCCTGCTGCTGGCGGTGCTGGAGAAGCGAGCGGGGATCGGCTTCGGTCAGTTGGACGTATTTCTCAACGTGGTGGGAGGGATGCGGATCGTGGAGACGGCGGGGGACGCCGCGGTTGCCGCGGCGCTGGCTTCGAGCGTGCTCGACCGGGCCGTGCCGCCGGAAGCGGTGGTGATCGGGGAGCTGGGGCTGGGAGGCGAGTTGCGCCCGGTGGGACAGGTGGAGCGTCGCCTCGCGGAGGCCGCGAGGATGGGCTTCACCAGCGCCTATGTGGCGGCGCGCGGTCGTCCGAGGGGAGCACCGGAGGGGTTGCGTATCATGGAAACGGCGGATGTCCGGGAGCTCATCGACCACCTCTTCCCCTGA
- the rpoZ gene encoding DNA-directed RNA polymerase subunit omega, with protein sequence MRVITPGQIARHTGSKYLGVLVAAKYARAMNEFRRGQVYEEPVPGQEPPEKLTTIALREVAQGSVDFQLVERRRDES encoded by the coding sequence ATGAGGGTCATCACCCCCGGGCAGATCGCCCGACACACCGGGAGCAAGTACCTCGGCGTGCTGGTGGCCGCGAAGTACGCCCGCGCGATGAACGAGTTTCGTCGCGGGCAAGTCTACGAGGAGCCCGTCCCCGGGCAGGAGCCACCGGAGAAGCTGACCACCATCGCCCTGCGGGAGGTGGCTCAGGGCTCGGTCGATTTTCAGCTGGTGGAGCGCCGCCGGGACGAGAGCTGA
- the ispD gene encoding 2-C-methyl-D-erythritol 4-phosphate cytidylyltransferase: protein MSGSSSTTSSPEPATAAAVIVAGGSGRRMGGVRKQYLELCGEPVLLRALRPFVEHPGIGPVVVVLPAEDVDSPPDWLQGLPVLFARGGPQRGDSVRSGLARLPEEVDVVLVHDGARPFPTRVLIDRVLQRASSTGVVAALPATDTIKRVDESGRVVATLPRAQIWQAQTPQGFPRRMLVSAYERAAREGWTETDDAAIFERCGLPVVVVDGERDNLKITRPEDLAIAEAIARRAHDVDDARGP from the coding sequence ATGTCCGGGAGCTCATCGACCACCTCTTCCCCTGAGCCGGCGACTGCCGCGGCGGTGATCGTGGCAGGCGGCTCGGGCCGGCGCATGGGAGGGGTGCGGAAGCAGTACCTCGAGCTGTGCGGAGAACCGGTGCTGCTGCGGGCGCTGCGGCCCTTCGTGGAGCATCCCGGGATCGGCCCCGTAGTGGTGGTGCTGCCCGCCGAGGACGTCGACTCGCCACCCGATTGGCTCCAGGGCCTGCCGGTTCTGTTCGCTCGCGGCGGTCCCCAGCGCGGCGACTCGGTACGTAGTGGGCTGGCGCGGCTGCCGGAGGAAGTCGATGTGGTGCTGGTGCACGACGGTGCACGGCCCTTTCCGACCCGGGTGTTGATCGACCGGGTCCTGCAGCGGGCGAGCTCGACCGGTGTGGTGGCGGCCCTCCCCGCCACGGACACGATCAAGCGGGTGGACGAATCCGGAAGGGTGGTGGCCACGCTGCCACGGGCGCAGATCTGGCAGGCGCAGACGCCACAGGGGTTTCCCCGCCGGATGTTGGTCAGCGCGTATGAGCGGGCGGCTCGGGAGGGCTGGACCGAGACCGACGACGCCGCGATCTTCGAACGTTGTGGGCTGCCGGTCGTGGTCGTGGACGGTGAGCGCGACAACCTCAAGATCACGCGGCCCGAAGACCTCGCCATTGCCGAGGCGATCGCCAGGCGTGCGCACGATGTCGACGACGCTCGCGGACCCTGA
- a CDS encoding uracil-DNA glycosylase, with protein MTSPTDLLRRHLRQSRELGQSEWVLDRLTAVELLELVERLSSARQSGRQEERASVSVPNRSRRGAETAGVPAKAAVADADRLTNATDVEAPGHRAEHIIRLGELDSVRQTAMGCMACRLAQTRKRVVFGEGSETAEVMVVGEAPGAEEDRTGRPFVGRAGQLLDLLLASVGFPRESVYICNVLKCRPPGNRDPQPDEIEACSAFLHRQVELIAPRVILTVGTFPSQTLLGTREPINRLRGRVHQYRGRPLIPTFHPAALLRNPGWIRPVWEDLQRLRSVLDGDAAHA; from the coding sequence GTGACCTCTCCGACGGACCTGCTGCGGCGGCACCTGCGCCAGTCGCGCGAGCTGGGGCAGAGCGAATGGGTGCTCGACCGGCTCACCGCCGTCGAGCTGCTTGAACTGGTCGAGAGGCTAAGCTCTGCGCGGCAGTCAGGGCGGCAGGAGGAGCGCGCTTCCGTCAGCGTGCCCAACCGAAGCCGCCGCGGAGCGGAGACCGCCGGTGTACCAGCGAAGGCCGCGGTGGCGGATGCCGATCGATTGACCAACGCGACAGACGTGGAGGCTCCCGGTCACCGAGCCGAGCACATCATCCGTCTGGGAGAGCTGGACTCGGTGCGGCAGACGGCGATGGGTTGCATGGCCTGCCGGCTGGCACAGACGCGCAAACGGGTCGTCTTCGGTGAGGGGAGCGAGACGGCCGAGGTGATGGTGGTGGGCGAGGCCCCGGGGGCGGAGGAGGACCGGACTGGTCGACCCTTCGTGGGTAGGGCCGGTCAGCTGCTCGACCTGCTGCTGGCGTCCGTCGGTTTTCCGCGGGAGTCCGTCTATATCTGCAACGTTCTCAAGTGCCGGCCGCCGGGGAACCGCGATCCTCAGCCGGACGAGATCGAAGCATGCAGTGCGTTTCTCCACCGCCAGGTCGAGCTGATCGCCCCGCGTGTCATCCTCACCGTGGGCACCTTCCCCTCTCAGACCCTGCTCGGCACGCGTGAACCGATCAATCGTCTGCGCGGGCGTGTGCACCAGTACCGGGGGAGGCCGCTGATCCCCACCTTCCATCCGGCCGCGCTCCTCCGTAACCCGGGTTGGATCCGGCCGGTGTGGGAAGACCTCCAGCGCCTCCGTTCCGTTCTCGACGGCGACGCGGCGCACGCCTGA